From the Myripristis murdjan chromosome 14, fMyrMur1.1, whole genome shotgun sequence genome, one window contains:
- the caln2 gene encoding calcium-binding protein 8 — translation MPFHHVRAGLLYPDNYLSSSLSEGSEAFQLTSISTEELGEIREAFRVLDRDGNGFISKQELGMAMRSLGYMPSEVELAIIMQRLDMDGDGQVDFEEFMTILGPKLLSSDNREGFLGNTIDNIFWQFDMQQLSLDELKQVLFHAFRDHLTMKDIENIIITEEESLNETSGNCPEYEGVHPKKKNRQTCVRKSLICAFAMAFIISVMLIAANQMLRNGME, via the exons ATGCCATTCCACCATGTGCGGGCGGGCCTGCTCTATCCTGACAACTACTTGAGCAGCTCCCTGTCCGAGGGCAGCGAAGCCTTCCAGCTCACCAGCATCTCCACAGAGGAGCTTGGAG AGATCCGTGAGGCGTTTCGTGTTTTGGACCGCGATGGGAATGGTTTCATCTCCAAACAGGAGCTGGGCATGGCCATGCGCTCTCTGGGTTACATGCCCAGCGAAGTGGAGCTGGCCATCATCATGCAGAGACTAGACATGGATG GTGACGGCCAGGTGGACTTTGAGGAGTTCATGACGATACTGGGACCCAAACTGCTGTCGTCTGACAACAGGGAAGGATTCCTCGGAAACACCATCGACAACATCTTCTGGCAG TTTGACATGCAGCAGCTGTCTCTGGATGAGCTGAAGCAGGTGCTGTTCCACGCCTTCCGGGACCACCTAACGATGAAGGACATTgagaacatcatcatcactgaggaggagagccTCAATGAAACCTCAGGGAACTGCCCTGAGTATgagggag tCCATCCCAAAAAGAAGAATCGGCAGACATGCGTGAGGAAAAGCCTGATCTGCGCATTTGCCATGGCTTTCATCATCAGTGTCATGCTCAtcgcagccaatcagatgctgCGGAATGGCATGGAGTAA
- the LOC115371915 gene encoding legumain-like, which translates to MEKSVSKIQQSILASVVEIIERSCECEEQALHVQTTRCSDITSFTRYMQVLEHYKRNCFDWTEPKYWMAQEYLHLFANLCEEGIPLERIKKAIEDVGETLKEERHQEVTVCEQSSNQSQMSL; encoded by the exons ATGGAGAAATCAGTTTCCAAG ATACAACAGAGCATCCTCGCCTCAGTGGTTGAGATCATAGAAAGAAGCTGTGAGTGTGAAGAGCAGGCTCTTCACGTGCAGACGACCCGTTGCTCCGACATCACCTCCTTCACAAGATACATGCAGGTGCTAGAGCATTACAAACGCAACTGCTTCGACTGGACTGAGCCAAAG TATTGGATGGCTCAGGAGTATTTACATCTGTTTGCCAACTTGTGTGAGGAAGGGATTCCTCTGGAGCG TATCAAGAAAGCCATTGAGGATGTCGGAGAAACTCTGAAGGAAGAACGGCACCAAGAAGTGACAGTCTGTGAACAATCATCAAATCAGTCTCAAATGTCACTGTGA